The sequence below is a genomic window from Gossypium hirsutum isolate 1008001.06 chromosome A11, Gossypium_hirsutum_v2.1, whole genome shotgun sequence.
TGTGCTTTCTTTTCCTCCTCTAGTTCCAAAGCTATCCGCTCTCTCTCCACTTCAGACTGTCAAATGAGCTTAGCAACTTCCATAACATAAACATtctttgaaatataaataaatcatcAGGTGAAAACTAAATACCTGCAATAATGTGTTTCGCAAATTGAGTATCTCTTCTTCCAAATGTTCTGAGCGAGAACCCTGGAACAAACAAAACACTCAATGAGTCACTATTCCAGAAAATTTCTTTTCAGACATCAAGGAAATCACAAACATAGTTGCAAACCTGCAATTTGGCTCGAAGCTCCTCTATCTCTTTCTTTTGCCGCTTTAGCAGAGCAGCATCAGTTAATATCTAACACACCAAAAAACAAGTAGCGGTAAGATTCAAGTTAACATACATGTTAGACTTGAATTAAGAACTTGGTCCATAACAACACACAAAGATCCAGTGATTTGACAATCCACTGAGTTCTAAGAAATACCATCAAAGCCAGCAGCAAGAATAAATGtgaaaaggaaaatcaaaataaaccTCATTCACACGAGCACAATTTGTAACACGCAATGCCCTGCTTGCAAACTGAAGACTGCTCTTAGTTTCATCTGCATGAATCTGCCGTCACAAGAGATTGATGAAAATGCAGCATTGCAAgtaaacataaactaaaaatgaCATTGTAAGTAGCAAAAAATGTTGACAAAGttcaaattcataataataaaatgatgacAGCCAGGCACAGCAGAACAGTTTTTTGCTCGCCCCAACCATCCGAACCCGCCCCACCCTAAGTTTTATCCAATACCCCCCAACCCCAACTCTGGAAAGAGTTTTTGATGCCAACCCGACTCATCCCAAAATTTTAAAcaatgttttataattaaataaaaataaaccaaatttatgTTACAAAATCTTATTAGATTAGgaaattgtaattaaaatatatgaaaaatatttataaatttaaaataaaaaaacaagaaattataatttatgaaaagaaattaaaactaaAAGAAGAGCATTTCACTAAAACCTATCCCGAACCAaatttgaaaaaatgaaaaatcccTTATAGTGCCGGGGGTTGTCAAAACCCAGCTGGTACAGGGTTTTGTCACCCTAAAATGGGTATGTTATAagcataataaatttaaaagtaaaaagtcTTTTGTACTATTTAAACCTTCTATCAGAATCATATGTCAAAATTATGGAACTGAACAGACATTTTTACTTCTTTCCCACTTTATCCTTCTTTTTTTCAGGTTTTATAACTCCTTGACTCTATGAAAACTCAGCAAGTGACAACGTCCAGCTGTCCACTTAAATTAGTCTTCGCCTCTTAATAATGCATATAAAGAGAAACGTATGAAGCTCTGGTGAAACATACACAAAGATGATATCAACTACAAACGATTTTAATGATTACTACCTGTGCAAGTGTGATATTGCATATTATAGCTGTATTTGCATTGCCTCCTAAAGCAGGTTGCAATATACGTGTAAGTTTGCTATCTCGATATGGAACGTGACCCCTGCAAAATGTTCTTAATGTcattaatatttgaaaataatagCACTTCAATTTATTTCTCAAATTCTAGAAGAACATACCCTTGACTTTCAGCACCTTCACTCAATTTTTTAATCACAGTTCCCAATGTCATCAAGCTTTTATTAATATGGGAACCTTCCTTTAGTCGAACACCTTCTGCACCAGTTTTAGCAGCACGTTCTGATCCAGCAAGGTCTACTAAATTCtacaagaaaaagaacaaaaaaaattgaaaacaaatgtTATTAGCATAAATAAGACTAAACAAGATACTCATTGACAACTAGCaaaacattttatcaatttattagtcataaaagaagaaatatgtttttcATTTTAGTAACATACCAACACTGATACTCGAACAGCATCGCAAGAACTAACTGAATCTCCACCTCCGTCTTCAGTTCTATCCCGACTCTCAATGATCTATATATGGCTACTACGGTAAGACAAATATGCAAGTGTAATCGTATTACAATTAAGATGACAGAATACTAATAACTTACCATGCGAAAAATGGTATGTGATCGACTACTGTGTAAGTTCATGTTTGTCTCGCCAATATGCCTGTGGGCTGAATTTTggaacacaaaaataaataaataaaaagaatgtAATCAAAGgagagaaattaaaatttataagctGCCAATTGATCAATAGTTCAATTGGCGCTGTTGCTATTGCAACAATTAGGATGATATGAGTTCCAGCGCGCTTGAACACGTTTATCCTCTGATTTAAGGGTTGGAGAGGGAATATGGGTAGAAGtgagcattgtataaaaaaaaattacaatctaactcttcctttttctttttcttttttttgctttgtCACAATTTCCTCCGTTTCTATTTCAAATACAATCAtcataaaatatcttttattagAACACCAATCACAATTTAACTCAAAAAGTATAAACTAAATGCAGAAGTTCAAAAAAAAAGCATGCAAAAGTGAAGTTCATCAAAAAGATGAAAGAAATACATTCTCCAAACTCCATCAAGTCAAGCACTTGCTGAGGAGAGGCAACAATCTCTTCTCGTAAGCCAGCAACATATATTCCCCTCTACatttatgaaaagaaaattattcACTACTAAGAAATAGGAAATTATGTAGAAAACACGAACTGTGAATTTTAATACCTCTATACTTTCATGAATCTGTAATTTTCGATGCTCAGGGGCTAACAAGTCATTTATTTCTTCATTATATATTTCCATATAAGACATTCGAAGAAGAAACTCTCGATCCACATCctgaaacaaaagaataaaagaaacacCTTCATATGAACacagttttaaaatattttaagaaaattctgcTTAACATAGAAAGTCAGTTACTAAATAGTcaatctaaaatttaaagaaatttgtaTTTGTATGTTTACATGATATCACTTCCCTTGCTTATTTTATGTCTGCAAACCGAAACTTCATCATTTGAATACAAAATAGCTTAAGATTTTCATAAtgttataaaaaatcaaaatttatgaaatcATCATTAGCTTTCCCAAATAGCTGAGGAAAAGCCAAACAATTTAACCACAAGAATAATTACAAAGCACCAAGCTATTCCCATTCTTAATTGCGTTGTTGTTTTTCATTGCTTTTCGAAAGTATTGTaaagaagtgcttttgaaaattttagtttaagttttaagtgtttagtattgttgtcaaaaaatgtttttgaaaaataaaatttctattttacacATAatgttgtaaaataaaaaatatgcatctAAATGATGTTAAAGttcattaatattatgatatatcaataaaaatataaattttaaatattttttaaacaattaatatgaattgtttgtaaaatttaatttgaatatataaactatattttaaatattaaaaaataattaaaaaaaatacaatatataatattataatttgaaataaatctcAATAGCAAAATAATTGTATacccaatataaatattataaagataCATTGGATTATAAATGAGGGTTTAAAATGTTATTTGAGTCTAAAAAGTGTTTTTTCTAAATGCGAAAGCTAGAAATTCTAGCTTTTACATTTGGGTTGAAATGCATTTTTAACCACCTTTTTCTTTATTGCTTATGGTGCCAAAAGCGTTTTGGCTCCAAAAACATTTTCGtgtgaagaaaaaaaatcaaaatattacttACCATTGCAATAATTAGAACAGTAGCATATATTcttctaatttcattttcttccattcaaATTTTCCAAATAGATTATTCAAGTTCCAAACGCATGCATAACACAATATTTTGATAGCTAATGAGTGCTGGTATGCCTTACCTGTTGTATTATGTCAAATAAATCATGCACAGCACGAGGAATGACCCCGGGTTCAGCAGCCGAACCCCGCATTGTATGGGTCTTTCCACTGTTAGTTTGTCCATATGCAAACACTGTACctgaaataaaaacaattaacttGAGAAACTACAAGAGGCGCATATCATGAGTACAACGCAAATTTTCATGCAATCAGACTAACTTCAACTAATTAGACTTATTAAATCACAGGACAAGGCATAAGACAgcacttttttcttttcttttcttttgctttttcttttaccTAATTCAAGAAAAAGCATTTCAAGAAAAGAAATCTAACTGAAAACTCTATAATACATGACACCGATTCAGCATTAGAAAAGGCTCCTTAATATTTGGCGGCTCAtgctaaaaagcttctaatactTAGAGTGAGTAACGGTAAGCATGCACCCAAAACCAACCAAAGACAAGGCCTTAGCAAATTCTAAACTTAACAAATGTGAGACAAAACCATTCAGGGGTAACAAATAACAAAAGCCACGGTAACAAGTTATTGTGACTGTGATACCATATTAAGCATTGCCTACAACAAATTGGCGATAAGTGACTGTAATACCAGAGCAAATTGTAAGTCTGTAACCATAGCCTACATGGGATAACACCACAACTACAAGCACTCGCTCCAATACAGAATTAGGAGACTATAGATGGCTCAAAGATAATGTAATAAATACTAGTAACCTGGATTCAAGCTGCATCGTTTGATGCCAAGTTTCCAACCAATGTTTTTGGAACTGGACCAGTGGTTGAACAATTCTAACCACTGGTTCCCGGTTCAACCAGTCCATCCAgttcaaatcaaataaattattaagaaattcataaaattataaaatccaGTTCAACCAGTTTTTTTGCCTTGTTTCGGATCAGTGTACCAGCCGGTTCCCAGTCCAACTGGCAGATCCAGTTTGGTTCCTATAGGATTTAGTTAGAAAATAAGCATTTCCCACCTCAACCCCCCCCCCCGGGATCCCCAGAATAGCCAAATTATATGTTCAAAACCCAAATTCGAACAACTTGTTGGAacctaatattattattaaaacacATAAAGAAAGTCTTCCAGTATTCGTACTTTCAAActtcaaaatcaaataaattaaacgGTACCATTGAATCCACGAACAGCGGCCGCCACAATCTCTTTGGTACGAGCTTCGTAAACCTCTCCAGTCTTACAATCCTCACCAAATATCCGAtctagattttcaaaaaaaatgcaaaaatgccaaaaaaacaagaaaaatgaactTGAAAAATAGAATTCAACAATTGATTGTTTAGAAAGTAAATTTAGTACCAAATTCGAACTTGGTGGAGTGATTGGGGATGAAAATGGAATTGGCTGAGATTCTCCAAGGGCTTGTCTTTGCGTCCTCTGAAGATAGCGGTCTCGACCGTACGGTCACATGAATTCTCTCCATTTCCAATTTCACGGTTTATCAGTTCAGAGAGGAAAATTGCTGCTAAAGAATTTGAAATTTTCCCTATTTGGGACTTTTGCTTTTATTTTCCCGCCTTGGAGATTTTCCGCCTAGTCTGGGAGTGCCGAAATTACCGTAATGGTTCTAtgctttatatttttcttttgggatAAAGCAATCTCTAGTCCTTGAATTTGACAACTTTTCTCAACTTGGTCCCTACGCTTTTTTCCACAAGAGTCTTGgaacttagaaatattttctAATTAGGTCCCTGAACTTAAATTAACACTTTCAAATTGTGTCATGTGatcacttaaaatttttatataaaatctatttttttaaataaaaaattagatggTGACGTGATACAATTTCAATCATCATCCCATAACAAAATCCAAGTTTATGTACCAATTTGAGAAAAACTATCAAATTTCGTGGCTAATGTGGACCAAAAAAGTGCAATGACTAAAGGTtactttattcttttttataattaatatttaaaaaattgttttttgccaataaattttataaattatattaataatctaatctttaataaaattttatttaattgtttatttaataaCTCGAccttctttttttgttattagtgTTTTAGTTActtcctttaatttatttttttctcttttttatttattatataaataattatttctttatttctttattattttcattgtgcataagactattacttaaataatattcgatattttcttcttttttaagaAGTTCCTATCATTTTATTGCAGGGAATTAagaagttaaatttattatttatgttaaaataaaattttatattatatcaaAGATGGTGTTAAACTAATCACCGACTTAGTCCATTTACTTTTGTTTATTGggatttaatctttttactttttcatatttcaaatcttttttttttgtatttcgttacattttctttttacaaatgtacaattattattattaaataaattggtAATGGAGTTTCTTAATTACAGCAGAAATTATTACATatcaaagaaatgaaaagaaaattaatagCATTAAAAAATACCgtttatatatcaaataataatttttatcttaTTACTGTTGAACCAATGAATATAACGTTTTTGTTACACCAAATACTAATATACAACAATATCAATGTCTTTCCAAAAATGACTTATTACTTATAGTTATTATCTAATTTCTAGTTTGGCATTGAAATATGCCCAAattatatgcatatttatatgttaaaacataaatatcaatttttaaaatgttaaactgacttcaaatatcaaaataatatatcaaaagatgtcaaaatatatgaaaatagttTAAACAAGTTGTACGTTTCTAAATATTATTTGAAATCGATTTATGACCGAAACAATATATATTCCTACAATCGTGGTTCAATCTCGATGGATTTTCACAATTCAGgtggtaaaaatattataaaggttATTATATTACGAATCGAATTGTATTTTGCTCTTTCTATTTCAATTGTTAATTACTTattgtacattagattaaaaagtaaaccGATTTTTCTGTTAAAGATTCCATCAATTTGTATTGTTAAAACTTATCCATGCTTCTTAGCATGAAATACATGTGACATAATTATTCTGTCAACCACGTCAGTTGTTATTAGTacaaatagttaaaatttttaacaaaaatgattaatttatgcTTTGATCTAACACGCAgagactaatttacctatttttttttagtaaatggaACAAAATACCCTAATATAAGTGtctctataatacttttacccaATTTAGGCACGTACCAATATTTGCAAGCAAGTATAGATCAAATGATGAACAAAAACTGTGTTCTGGTAATTTAGTAACTTTATATTATATGTTCTCGACCTGAACTATGCTAGCTACCTCATACAACAAAATGTATGTATAGCCTCAACATCTTATACATTTTCCACACACTACATGAAACAGAAAATTTGTAAAAAGCCTGTATCTCATAACAACTGCAAAACAAAGCTGTACAGtgtacatgcatgcatatatacatacatacatatatgcagCAAGAGCTTCCAAGTACTGATGATTATTCTCTAGACCTGGACTCCTATCCGTTGAGCAACCTGCCATAAAATTTGATGGTCATCtaaatgttttatcaaaataaatgaaagaggAAAAGTAGATTTGTTTAAGGGTCAAGTTATTGATTGGCCTAGTAGACTCGACTTAACTCGAGCTTGAAAAGGTCAAATTTTAATTCGGGTTGGATTGAGCTGGttcaaattaaagttttaataataaaactaattttgcttatttaaattttattgtaagaatataaaaacaattaaatgGGTTATTTAGATCTATTGGTGCTTAGCTCAAATAAACttagtgaaataaattaaaaaaacttaaagacACATAGGGAGGATTTGATATTGTTAAATTAAAGGCTTAAATATAAAATTCACTTTCAAACtataccttttttttttgctacCTACATATTTCTTTGATCAAAAGTGATAATTGAACTATTAATTTGTCTCATTTTACCTAAAACACTGTACTAATACTAGTGAATAAGAACATGATATGTGACACGTTTCTATTGTACGATGTACACTTTTTGAGTAAAAAATAGACAAAATCGATAGTTTAAGCATtacttttgtttaaaaaaaaaacttttaaacacGCATGTGAGAAAATGGGTATAAATTGAGGGTCTATTTTGTAGTTAAGCCTAAACTAAAAGAATGAATTATGGGATTGGGAGATACCTCTTTAAAGGAGTAAACATCAGAACCCCAAAGCCAAGCATCACAACCGGCATCTCTGGCACCCCATACATCATTCCTACGGTCATCCCCTACATGAACTGCTTCCTCTGGTTTTATGCCCAACAGCTCACAAGCTTTTACAAATATTGTTGGATTTGGCTTCTCTGCTTCTACCtgttaaatttttaatcaaatacgTAAACAAAGTTTTATTTTTGGTAACACCCCAACCCAAATCCAATATCTATGATATATGATGATTAATATTTAGAGactcaattttatatttataagatGGTTTTTTGTGGGACAAAACTGCAATGTTTGGGGGGCTAGAATAACAATACTTCAGAAGTTTGATTCTAGCCTCCAAAAAAAGGTAAAACTTTTAGGCCGAaatgataatatctcaaaatgaTCTTGAATGGACCTAAACCTGAAATGATACCCAACTGACATATCCAAACGATCTGAATTGACCTAAACCCgaaataaaattatctaaacaCAAAATGATATGAAACATTTAAAACTCGAATCGACCCTATCCATATTGATCCAACTCGACAAATTTAATCATAACATTAACTCGTTGGAAAGAGAGAAACAGGGAGTGCCACTTACTTCAGCTGACACAGCAACAGCATCGAACCAGTGTTCACAATTCAGAGCCCTCAACAATGGTCTTAACCGAGTATCAAAGTTCGAGACAACGGCTAACTTTACACCAGCTCTTCTAAGAGCCAAGAATACTTTCTCAGCCTCAGGATCACATAGATGCCAAGCCTTTACAAAAACCAATTAATtgggtaaatatatatattcataaacttaattaatcattatacttgcaaattataaataataatcaatagtTAATTTCCAACCTTGTCAGTGGTATAGTAGTTATAAACTTCTTCGAAGTACTGAGCATCTGAGCAGCCTGTGGAAGAACTCACAATGTATTGCCAGAAGGGCCTCCCATCATTCACATATCTGcaataaaacaaaattatgtTTCTCGAATTTAGGTGCGTGTTAGATATGATTCAATACgagtatgtttttttttttattgtatttaaaaattactaaaatatttttatatttaaatatattagattATAGCATACTCACAAATCTTAAGTTAATATATGCTAAAATTATAGTTTGCTTCCTTTAAAATGCTAgaatttcgatttaatccttttaaaattaccaagatataaatcactacaatagtgaaattacattttaactcgcATAAAAATCTATAATTAATCTTGGTCCCCTTAAAAAGATTTCTGACTTCATCCCTAATGTGGACagaaaattttatataacaaatttataagaaattaacataaaaaacaaATGTCGCTTATAGTGAATATTATGAATTTTAGGGTTTATATCCCTTCATGcttatgtatttttttagattttacataAAAGGCAAAAAAAAGCttctcaaaataatatttgttgctggtaaaattaaaaaatatattagtaaTTTCACAACTAGTTGTGATCTTATTGATGGGTGGAAATGAAAATAATTCAATCaaagttttaaataataatatatatcccaaataaaaataaataaatggttagatacagtttttttaaaaaagaaaaaaaaacagtttaTGACCAATCTATGAACATAACAAACAAGTCAATTGATGAAAACGAACTTAACAAAGAACTTATCAGATTATATCATATCACGtagtaatattattaaaattttaattttgttgaggttataagtataatttttaattattaattcaaccacaattataattaatacaatccaaataattatatatattatatgctcGGATTAATAGTCAAAatgtatttgaattaaattaaaataaatttaaatagagCACATACATAatagattttaattaaaataaatctaaagaaAATCCACGGTAGTTTAGATACAATAAGATCTGAACATGGGATTTCAAAAATTGAGGACctcatttaccaaaaaaaaaaatgaggACCTCAACTTTGTCgttaaattaaaacattataggcataattcttttattatttaactatcacaaattatataataaataataattaaatcctaaTAATTCACTTAACTTTTTTAGGAAATGACAAATAAGAAATAACAGTGTATAAAATTATGTGCTAAgtattatttcttaaaaatatttttttaaagaaaaaacacTTCTAAAAGAAAAGATTGACGCACGGTAACTGTCCATTCTTGAGAAAGTGACATGCCGGCATGAAtaagaaaatcaaagaaattaacatttatttttttacctttttagtATGAGAACCATCCAAAAGGGAAACGCAAAGAAGAAGAGAAACGAAAGTAACAAAGAAAGCAATATACCTGAGACGAGATTTACCCCATGGTTGAGCATAAGCCCTTCGATATCTATTCAATATCTCAGCTTCAGAGTACTGAACTCCATATTTCTCACCAATCTCTCTATAAATCtacaaccaaaaccaaaatttaaacaaatttttataTGAACATCAATAGATCACGGATATACACAGCAAATTCgcaatgaattaaaatataatggaAGTGATTAAGTAAAAAAAGGACCTGAGCCATAGGCTGAGACGGAGCTAAGAGGGTTCCAGCAGCATCAACAAGGAGAGCTTTATGAGTGATGTCTCCGTAAAGAGATCGTCTATAATCCTCATATTCTTTAACTCCCATCGGCTCTCTTTGAGGCACCACCGCTGCGGCTGCGGCGGAGGAGGAGAAGTTGCGGTGAAGCGGTGGTGCATCTGGCCGCCGAATCGAGCCGTTGAAGGCTATAAATCCCGGTCGTGTTAGTGTCCGGGTTAAGAACCTAGATAATTGGGTTCGTGTAGTTGCCATTAACGCCATTTTTGAAGCTTCATTTAActattttttgatttttgattttttttttcacttacaaAGGTTCAAAGCAGAGAGAGCTATTAGCAGAAGAAGAACCTGAAAGAAGGTTTTtgaatgaaacaaataaatttgTTTTTCGAGGTCACTTGATTTAAATGCCAATCTGATTCATTAATATTACTATGTTATCCTTTGTTCACTTTTAACTAACTagaaatgttttatttaattaaatccttTGGGACAATGAATTTAATTATGGATGGTAATTGCGTAATTGGCAAAAtggtgtttttattattattattatttacatatttaatggcataatgataaatttagttctTAATGTTTATATCGTTTGTCAATTTGGcccttattcttcttcttttttaactaAGTTTCACGTgcaaacttttaaataattaaatttgaccattaacttttcaaaaaagtttaaatgttgttttttaatagaaaaatagactaaaatgttaattttttaaatgtgatGATTTGCATGGCAACTCACATGTACTTcatactattttttaattttttgtttaattttttatattttttaaattatttgtttatgtGAGATGTAAGAATAATATCGTATCAATGTGAAGTACACGTTGACATTCACGTAGGTTgccaataaaatttattaaaaaattaacgtCTTAATTAGCATTTTCgtttaaaaaaagtaatatgactttttttaaaaggttaacgGTTAGAATTAGTTAAAAGTTTGGGGTCAGTCTAAAAAAACATGTAAATGTTGAggataaaatttatcatttaaatttattctatttcgaattttatttactatttttatcttgatctcgatctcaaaata
It includes:
- the LOC121203545 gene encoding haloacid dehalogenase-like hydrolase domain-containing protein 3 — translated: MALMATTRTQLSRFLTRTLTRPGFIAFNGSIRRPDAPPLHRNFSSSAAAAAVVPQREPMGVKEYEDYRRSLYGDITHKALLVDAAGTLLAPSQPMAQIYREIGEKYGVQYSEAEILNRYRRAYAQPWGKSRLRYVNDGRPFWQYIVSSSTGCSDAQYFEEVYNYYTTDKAWHLCDPEAEKVFLALRRAGVKLAVVSNFDTRLRPLLRALNCEHWFDAVAVSAEVEAEKPNPTIFVKACELLGIKPEEAVHVGDDRRNDVWGARDAGCDAWLWGSDVYSFKEVAQRIGVQV